The Tolypothrix sp. PCC 7712 DNA segment GCAATGTTATGGTTCCGATTGTTTAATTAGGGTTGCGATCGCACTTCGGAAAGAATGAACATTACAGCCCCAGTCGCGGCAGTATTATGGTTCCAGTTTTGGCAATATTATCCTTCCACCGACAGCAATTGTCGGTGGAAGGATAATATTGCCGGAATGGCTTGCTTATGCTTCCAATTAACTTCGGCAAAATTATACTTCTAATCCTAAGCATAGGTTGTACTCAGTTGCCAAATGTGTTAATCATAGCCAAGAGACTGCCGAATTTCACGTAAGTAAGACCTCACCCAAAGGTTACGCATCACTCCCGGCTTGGTAAGAAGTTGAGTAACCCGACGTTGTGTAGGTTTTTGTCCTTGTGAATGAAGCAATTGAGCAACATTTTGTATTTCTTGGCATACAAGTTCTCTTTTTTTCTTACCAATTGCATTATTGTATTCTTGGTAACGCTTGGAGATAGAACGAGAAAGTTCAGGAAAATATCTGTATAAATAGCTGTTATTTTTGTAACCTAGTCGTCGAGAAATTTCTAGGAATGAAGGAGGTGGAAATTCTTGAAGTGCTAATTCGAGAATAGGTTGAATTTTTTGCTGTCTACTCACGCTTTTATAATCAGCGTGTCTAACTTTTATTATTTGACATAATTCGGGAAAATGATTCTGTAAACAAAGCGGATAATGTTTTAGACGAAACGCGACATCTTCTAAAGAAGGTGGTGGGTACTCATTAATTACTTCTTGAAGAACTATATTTAAAACTTGCTTTCTCTCGGAATTGATTCTTTTATAGGACTTTCTTGGTTGTTCGGCTTGATTTGTTGATGAGCCACAAGCAATATTATCAAAAAATAAAATATCTGTTGTTAAAAAATCAAGCAATTTGATTCTCATCTGATGACTTAGTAGCAAAAGTTTATCTATTTGAGGTATTACTTTTCCTTTACACCATGAACCAATTGTTGCTTGATTTACTGAAATAGCGCGAGATAAAGCAGCTTGATTTGATTGAAATGCTTGATTAATAAAATTAGAAATTGTCTGACTAATCCGATTTGAATCAATCGGAGATATGATAGTGGGTGCAGATGCGATTAATTCTCCCAATTCGTGATTCACATAAAGTTGCCAAGCAATTTCATCCGCTTTTTTCATTTGGTTGACTCCACCACTTTTGTATCGGTAACTCCCCAGCCATTTACCGCATTTATTACAGTGTCCGGTCTGAGAATCACCAGAAAGTACAAGTTGTTGATTCAAACAATGGGGACACACTGATAAAAAAGGATGGTGGTGGATTGGACAAATCTGAACTACATTAATACACCAAAGAAGTGGCTCATAAATACTTTTGTTAGTATCACGCCATTCTTGGTAACAAGAAGGACACCAAACACGCTCATGGCGAAGTAAATCCCTTTTAGAAAGCACCTTTTCCCAAGGTCTAAGGGTAAGAAAATATAAGTCTGTTCGTTTCGTCAGGATGGACATTGCACGTACTAAATTAGTTGCCATTAAGCCCGTTCCATTAGTTGCTGTTCTATCTCTATTAACTCCAAGTATTTTGCCGATACTTTCATTTCTTTCATTTCTTAAGTTTGATAATTTCGGTTCTCTACCCATAAATGGGGCAATTTCCTTTATCAGTAGCCTTCTAGTAGTGATGCAATGTTGTTCAGCTAGTCTAATGACATAGCTTGTTAAACTTTCTACATAAGGAGTCCCTATACCAATTGGCTCTAGATTATACAAACGGCTTCTTGGTGGAATCGGAGATTTTTGCGTATCCCACGATGGGTAAAGTTTTAGGGTTAATGTGGACATATCACTCAAGTTCCTACTTGACGACGCTTAGGTAATGGTTGTCCGACTTTAGACTGCACTTTTCTCAAAGTTGAGTTACTCTGTTGTGGTTGAATCTCAACTTGTTTAATGTCGTTATCAATTAGCGCAGATTTTATTGGTAAGCCCAATTCCGCACGCAGTTGCTGAACTTCTCCCTCAATTTGTGCCTGATTATTCTCTCCTTCTTTAATTTTTTTGAGGATGTTTCGACATTGGGCAACCGATAAGGCGCGACGTTCTAGATGTTTAAGCTCAACAGAGTCAGATCCTTCATTAATTGCATCGAACAATGCGTTCTGAAACCAGTTTTTAAGAATGCCTACACAACCCAAACTTCGCTCATAACAGTAATCCCAATGTGATACTAAATCAGGCTCTTGCTGTAATGGCATCCTTAGTTGAAAACCCCAAACCACACTTTGGAATACTTCTCTGTCTTGTTCTATATCAGCATGGTAACGGGGAAAATGTAAGTAAACACTACGTCGGCTTAACTGGTCGCCAACATCATGTAGGGTCAATAATTCGTATGTGCCTACTAGACCATGTACAACTCCAGTTCTGTTAGCTAATGACTTTATAGCTTCAGGTAAATCTGTTAGCTTGCGTCCAGAGGCTACCATTAGCATATGATGAGCTTCATCAATAAAAAATATTTTGGGTTTGCGATGTTTAAGAGCTTGCTCTAACGCCCATCCTAAATCTGTTTCAATAACTTTTGACTCAATCACAATTTGCCCCGAATTGTTCCGATAAATACCTCGTGTGCCGTAGTCTATCTTATGTTCAATTAATGGTTCATTAAGGGCAAATAAGCAGCGCTTAATATGGTCTTTCGAGTTAAATACCCCTGATTTTTGAACCACTGCCTCAACTGATGCGAATGGTAAGCAACCTGGGTCAATTTCGAGTTGCGGTAAATTCGACTCAACTAACCACTTTTCAATTAGTAAACGTAGGGTAGTTTTGCCAACCCCTGTTGGACCATAAATAAAGATAATTCGTGATTCCGAAGAATTACTAACCGCCAGTTTGAGAAAATTGAAGGCTTCTTCTAGCCGAGGGTGTGCCATTGTATAATTGTCGAAGTACAATAGCTTTTCCGTCGTTGATTGTGTCAGTAATGCTGTGGGAAAATGCTTTTGATTAGACATGATTAATAAGAATCAAAAATTTGGAGTTTAGTAGGTATTTGAGTAACGCTTTCTACTTGAACTGATTCTGAATTGTGATTTTCACTTGACTCAAAAGCTACTGTTTCTATCAAATTTAATGATTCATGAAATTGAATTTTATTTCTTTCACACTCAATGAGTTTAAATACTTCTTTTCCTTGATTATCTCGGAGACGTTGTGCAAGTAAAACCTCTTCTGCTTCTGCTGATGAAAGAAATTCTGCTAATTTTTTGGCTCGAACTTTAAATTCTTGATGATGATTGGTTTTACGTTTTTGCAACTCAGTTGTTGCCAGCCAAATCTCTTTTTCTGAACGCCCTTTAAAAGCTGCATAATATTCGCTAATACATTCAATCCACTGACCACGAACATAGGCATAAGCAATCCCAATATCAAATGGGTCGTATCTTATTGCCACATACGTTTTGTGAATACTAGGGTCGCGGAAAGCCGAATTCCAGTAATGAATTCCTCGAATTTGTATCCCTTGGACTGGGTGAACTTTTACTTTCTGTGATTGTGTTGTTGGTAAAGTTAAAATTCTCAAGTTTTCGTCCCAGGGTATGAGTCGGTGAGTTCTTAATCCATACTTTGCCATACCTTGATTAAATGCGTCAGAAGGAGACATCCCTAAAGCTGGATGTTCTGTTGTGTCATATTCTGAGTAAGCCCATTCGCAAAGATACAGATACAATAACCCAAGAGTCCAAATTGCTAGATTTTTAGGGTTGACTGTTTTGGTCATCAACCTGACTTTTTTGGTAATCTGCGTGTTACCAGCTAAGTTATAAACAAATTGAGTGTTAGCTGTTCCAAATAAACGCTCGCAAACGCCACTAAATCGGGATGCAGCAGGGGGACGGTGTTTGAGCGTGCATTCAAACAGAGCTAACAAGCTCTCGAAGTAGGTACTGTGGAATTCTTTACCGTTGTCTGTGACTATGATTTGGGGCAAACGTGAGTAGCGCATTACACAAATCCGCAGTACCATCATGCAACTGCGGTAACTCGGAGGGTCAAAAGTTAAATAAACTGCTAATATTCTTCTGCTGTAAGCGTCTACCAGAAATGTAGCCCAAGGTCTGCCAAGTACTTGGTTTGTATGTGAACATCGTAGCTCTATGTCCAATTTTGTGTGGTCAATATGACAAACCTCTAAAGACCTATCTCCGTGTTTTGGTGTTGTTAGCTCTAATTCCCAGTAAAACGATTGTTGTGGGTAAGCAGCTCTATGTCCTTCTCTGCTACAAGTTTGCTGCCAACCACTACGCTTTTTTATCTCGCTAATAAATGTTTTATAGCTAGGAATTTGGTCGTCTGGAATGTCTGCATTGACGCAAGCATTACAAAAAGCTCCATATACCTCGTACTTGCGTTTTTGTTTGTGGGTTTCGTAGCTTTGCGTAATAAATTCATTGATTAATTCTAAGATTTGTTCGGGTAACTTCCGGTTGCGGTTCCCTTTTTTATGGGAGTGATTTAAAAGCCCAATATAGCCGTAGCCGTACTGTTGTTGAGCCTGTTTATATTTGGCTAGCCAATCCCTTAAAGTGCGTTCTGGGACTGTTGGATTTTCTATTTTTTGACCTAACAATATTGGTTCAATACTTCTGTAACGTCGGTTAGCATCTTCTAAATCTTTTTGGCTTGCACCCCTTAATATTGAATTTAATTCGTCGGGGTTACTGCCAGCATACATCTGTTTATTAACTGTTATTTGACCCAGCCGAATTTTACTCTCTAGTTCGGTAACTGGTAAGTCAATCAACTCTCCTAATTCAGAGCGCAGAGTAATTTGTGTATGACCAACTTTTATCAATGTATAGATTTGACCATTCCAGTTTATTTGTTCTTTGGGAACTAAATTTATGACTGGAAGAGTTATTGTATCTGCACTTCGCAATGACAAAAATATCGATTTATGGGAAGAAGCATACTCTCGGTCACAAAAAACTTGGCATTGTTCTGGCTCAACTAGTAAGCACGCCCCTAAATCTATATAAATCTGCTCGCTAGCAATTAAAAAATAAATCGAGTCGGCGCTAATTCCTAACTTATTGTCAAGCAATTGATTCAGCGTTATCCCTGGTTGGGAACGAACAATATTTTCAATTAACTCGTCTGACCTATCCCTCAGATTTTTGGATTCATCAATAGCACGATAATAATCTTCTAAAAATGTTAGATTGCGGTATAAAATCCAATTAATTTTAGCATCTGAAAAAATTTGAAAATCAAATCCAAATTGTGCGGCATACGATAAAGCAGGTGGTGATAACCAACAACCATCACTATTAAAGCTGTAACGATGAGGCTGTTTGACAAGCAACTTTTGTAATTCTTTTTCTGTTTTACACTCTACCCACCCAGCGCTCGAAGCTCTGATAACGAAAAAGTCCGGGGTATAGAAAAATCCAAGATTTCTTCCCGACTTGGACTGGTAATTTATTTTAAATGCCGGAGGTTGGTCGTAATATTCCAGAACCGACTCATCATGCTCTAGTTCATAAATAAAGGGAAGCTCGACTTTATGAGACTCAAATTGAATGCTTTTTTGATTCTTTTTGCTGGGATAAAAACCTGAAACATTCTTTCTTCCACCCCCAACTCGTCGCGCTGGCTCACTAGACCGAATATCCGTAAGAGTTAAGATTGATAATTTTGATAATTTTTGGTCGCTACACCATTTTTTAAACTCGTAATCGGTGAGCATTTTTCTTACTCCCTGAAACTTGAGTTAGACATGCAGTCTATAACAATGGCACGTCAGAAGTAGCAAACACTAATTAATTGCGAGAAACAGTAGCCGATGATGACTCAAGCCATTGCACGGGATCTGATGTGTTATTAATTGTACCTCTAGCTACAAAAGCGTTTTGAACGAGTCATCTAATTTAACAATTTTGGCACGCTTATTGTTCCATTTTTAGTTTTCGGCAGTATTATCATTCCAATTGCCAAATTTTTGGCATCAGTGATTAACGACAGAATAAATGTTTTGAGCTTTGTCGTGGCAATATTATGGTGACATTTTTGGCAATATTATCCTTCCACCGACAATTCTCCAGGAGTTGGGATAAAATCTTCCGTCGCTTCCATTGGATAGCGATATGTCTGATTGTGATTTGAAACAAAAAATGAGATTTTAACTCATGATATGCTTCAAAAATGAGTATCCAGTTTTTAGTTCACTTTTAGTATTCGAGTTTTTTTACTAATAATGATTATCGCGTAAGGCATAAAAAGGCTGACGCAAGCAACGTTTGTATCAATTCTTCGGCTTGATTATCATTATTATTTAGCTACGATTTGAGTAGGCGATCGCTCTGTTGTTGGGCGATCGCTTGGACAATGAAATATTTGATTTTTACTCAGATATCTACTAAAACAAAGGTTTTGAACCATAACATGGGCATTTGAAGCATATTTTGAATTGAAAGTTTAAAGTAGAGCAATTTTTTCAGAGATTTTTTGTGCAAGTTTTGTCCAATTGTGTTTTTTCAACTCATTCTCTAGTTATGATTCAGAATTTCAACTCTCACTCATAATTTGATTCAAAGTTTTAATTTGTGATTAGCGCAAAAGCCTGAATTTTCGTTAACTCTTTTCTAATTTATGGATCAAAATTTTTCTCACATTATGATTCAAAGCATACTGATTATATTGACTGAGATATCCTGCATCTTTTAAGAGAGACGCAAATTCCGGCTTAAATTTAGAAGCTAATCTTACCAGTGTATTAATATTTATGAGTATCTCCTGATTCGGTATCATGAAATACGAGAAAGCCTTTAAGTGCTTTTTCTGCTCCTTGTTGACAATGATAAATAGCTATATCTGGCAATTCTTCAGCTAGTTTTTGTGCTGCATTTAAATCACGTTGGGCTTTTTTAAACCAAAACTGTACCAGAATACGTTTTGCGTTGTCCATAAAGTAATTTACCTTGTTCTATTATTTTTCTGGTCAGGGATGCGGGAACTGTTTTAAAAGTTTCTATATCAGTTTTGGTTTTTATAAGAATATCAACATCAATCATTAAATCATCAAGAGCATTGATTGCCCGCACTCCCCACTCAATTCGGTCAAAGTTTGGTATATCATCCGGTAAAATAACACATAAATCTAAATCACTATATTGATGTGGAGTTCCCCAAGCATAGGAACCAAATAGGATAATTTCTTCAGGATTTAGTAATGCTACTAATCGGCGCGTAACTTCTGCAATGATTGATTTGTTTATCGGTGTCATATTACTACTCAAGTAATTTCATTTTTTAGTAAGTCAGCAACAGCCTCTCCTGTAGAGTCAGATAAGTTGGATGGCTAAAAATGGACTTATCCCACTCTTCCTTGCAATAGCTTACCTAAATTTTCTTCTACTGGCTGACTAACAGTTTCATTAGTCAAAATTGTCAGCCTTACCCTTTGTCCAGCCAATTCAGATGCGTGTTGTAGAATTTCTTCCCAAGTTCCTTCAATAATCTGTTGTGTCATAATCAATGTCCATAATTATTGAGTTGGTTATATGTGTAATATTACCACTACAATTTACTCAAAACTATAATACTTGCCTGCTTTATCAGATAAAAACGGGTTATTAATTATTTCCTGTAATTTTAAATGATTGAATCATCGCTTCAGCAGTAGGTAAATACTGAGAATATTTTGCCGACTCTGCTGTATACGTAATAAAGTAAATCTTGCCGTTCCTCACAGTGCCCATTTCCATAACCTGGAGTTTACATTGTCCTTCCTGCCGAGTATAAGTTAATCTATAAGCGTTAAAGTTTGATAGCGTTGTGGATGATTTAGTCTCATCAGTAATTTGTGAGTTTGGATTAATATTTTTAATCTTGCTAATTGCAAAATGTTTAGATTCTTCTACAGATAGCAATTGTGGAGATAAGTTATTAATATTAGTCGTTATTTCTAAAATACAAGAATCAACCTGCTTGTAATTTTCTGGTGTAAATTTACTTACTTGACCGCCAAAATCACCCCCTGCTTCCACAAAATCACCGTTTGGTTCCATTTCTTTCCAATCGCCTGGATATTTAATTGCGATGCCATTAAGCTCTTTAGAACCTGAAAGAATAGGTTTTGGATTAATTTGAGATAAAATCCCTAAAACTATAGGAGCAATTACTACTACACCTACAGTTAGGAAAATTTTCCACGGTCGAGATTTAACAGAACCGCTATCTGGAAGATTATTTGGTTGTGGGCTTAACTTTGTCCCCGCCCCTGGAGACGACGGTAGTCAGTTAAACGTAACTGGGGCATTAAATACAGTGCCTTGGAAAACATTCTTCATCTCATCTGCCAACTTCTGATAGTTGATCACACTTGGCTGTTGTGGCTGAGACTTGAGGTTATCGGCTAGTTGCTGTATCAACTGAATAAAATTAGGATTGGGTTCAGCTTTAGCTGCTGTTGCTAATTCTTGTGCAGCTTGAGCCAATTCCGAATTAACCTTAGCCGCAGATTCTACCTCTAGTACAGCCTTGCCATAATCAAGTGTTTGTTCTGGCGCTTTCTCAATAGCAACTACAGTCTGGGGAGAGTGTTTTTTAAGGGTGACGAGAAACTCACCTGTCTTATCCCATAAA contains these protein-coding regions:
- a CDS encoding TniQ family protein; amino-acid sequence: MSTLTLKLYPSWDTQKSPIPPRSRLYNLEPIGIGTPYVESLTSYVIRLAEQHCITTRRLLIKEIAPFMGREPKLSNLRNERNESIGKILGVNRDRTATNGTGLMATNLVRAMSILTKRTDLYFLTLRPWEKVLSKRDLLRHERVWCPSCYQEWRDTNKSIYEPLLWCINVVQICPIHHHPFLSVCPHCLNQQLVLSGDSQTGHCNKCGKWLGSYRYKSGGVNQMKKADEIAWQLYVNHELGELIASAPTIISPIDSNRISQTISNFINQAFQSNQAALSRAISVNQATIGSWCKGKVIPQIDKLLLLSHQMRIKLLDFLTTDILFFDNIACGSSTNQAEQPRKSYKRINSERKQVLNIVLQEVINEYPPPSLEDVAFRLKHYPLCLQNHFPELCQIIKVRHADYKSVSRQQKIQPILELALQEFPPPSFLEISRRLGYKNNSYLYRYFPELSRSISKRYQEYNNAIGKKKRELVCQEIQNVAQLLHSQGQKPTQRRVTQLLTKPGVMRNLWVRSYLREIRQSLGYD
- a CDS encoding ATP-binding protein gives rise to the protein MSNQKHFPTALLTQSTTEKLLYFDNYTMAHPRLEEAFNFLKLAVSNSSESRIIFIYGPTGVGKTTLRLLIEKWLVESNLPQLEIDPGCLPFASVEAVVQKSGVFNSKDHIKRCLFALNEPLIEHKIDYGTRGIYRNNSGQIVIESKVIETDLGWALEQALKHRKPKIFFIDEAHHMLMVASGRKLTDLPEAIKSLANRTGVVHGLVGTYELLTLHDVGDQLSRRSVYLHFPRYHADIEQDREVFQSVVWGFQLRMPLQQEPDLVSHWDYCYERSLGCVGILKNWFQNALFDAINEGSDSVELKHLERRALSVAQCRNILKKIKEGENNQAQIEGEVQQLRAELGLPIKSALIDNDIKQVEIQPQQSNSTLRKVQSKVGQPLPKRRQVGT
- a CDS encoding TnsA endonuclease N-terminal domain-containing protein, coding for MLTDYEFKKWCSDQKLSKLSILTLTDIRSSEPARRVGGGRKNVSGFYPSKKNQKSIQFESHKVELPFIYELEHDESVLEYYDQPPAFKINYQSKSGRNLGFFYTPDFFVIRASSAGWVECKTEKELQKLLVKQPHRYSFNSDGCWLSPPALSYAAQFGFDFQIFSDAKINWILYRNLTFLEDYYRAIDESKNLRDRSDELIENIVRSQPGITLNQLLDNKLGISADSIYFLIASEQIYIDLGACLLVEPEQCQVFCDREYASSHKSIFLSLRSADTITLPVINLVPKEQINWNGQIYTLIKVGHTQITLRSELGELIDLPVTELESKIRLGQITVNKQMYAGSNPDELNSILRGASQKDLEDANRRYRSIEPILLGQKIENPTVPERTLRDWLAKYKQAQQQYGYGYIGLLNHSHKKGNRNRKLPEQILELINEFITQSYETHKQKRKYEVYGAFCNACVNADIPDDQIPSYKTFISEIKKRSGWQQTCSREGHRAAYPQQSFYWELELTTPKHGDRSLEVCHIDHTKLDIELRCSHTNQVLGRPWATFLVDAYSRRILAVYLTFDPPSYRSCMMVLRICVMRYSRLPQIIVTDNGKEFHSTYFESLLALFECTLKHRPPAASRFSGVCERLFGTANTQFVYNLAGNTQITKKVRLMTKTVNPKNLAIWTLGLLYLYLCEWAYSEYDTTEHPALGMSPSDAFNQGMAKYGLRTHRLIPWDENLRILTLPTTQSQKVKVHPVQGIQIRGIHYWNSAFRDPSIHKTYVAIRYDPFDIGIAYAYVRGQWIECISEYYAAFKGRSEKEIWLATTELQKRKTNHHQEFKVRAKKLAEFLSSAEAEEVLLAQRLRDNQGKEVFKLIECERNKIQFHESLNLIETVAFESSENHNSESVQVESVTQIPTKLQIFDSY
- a CDS encoding HEPN domain-containing protein — protein: MDNAKRILVQFWFKKAQRDLNAAQKLAEELPDIAIYHCQQGAEKALKGFLVFHDTESGDTHKY
- a CDS encoding nucleotidyltransferase domain-containing protein — its product is MTPINKSIIAEVTRRLVALLNPEEIILFGSYAWGTPHQYSDLDLCVILPDDIPNFDRIEWGVRAINALDDLMIDVDILIKTKTDIETFKTVPASLTRKIIEQGKLLYGQRKTYSGTVLV
- a CDS encoding PsbP-related protein, with product MFLTVGVVVIAPIVLGILSQINPKPILSGSKELNGIAIKYPGDWKEMEPNGDFVEAGGDFGGQVSKFTPENYKQVDSCILEITTNINNLSPQLLSVEESKHFAISKIKNINPNSQITDETKSSTTLSNFNAYRLTYTRQEGQCKLQVMEMGTVRNGKIYFITYTAESAKYSQYLPTAEAMIQSFKITGNN